One segment of Paraburkholderia caribensis DNA contains the following:
- a CDS encoding putative quinol monooxygenase, which yields MSLLDGVLDAMRGERDFREAVLHRDPDSPCRLMLYETWESPDNESEEQIHRPYRRGYHEALADLLVRPREVTQWHTVRADRCAARLESRDAEELAEVRA from the coding sequence ATGTCGCTGCTCGACGGCGTACTCGACGCGATGCGCGGCGAGCGCGATTTTCGTGAGGCGGTGCTGCATCGCGATCCTGATTCGCCGTGTCGGCTGATGCTCTATGAGACGTGGGAAAGCCCTGACAACGAAAGCGAAGAGCAGATTCATCGTCCGTACCGTCGCGGCTATCACGAGGCGCTCGCCGACCTGCTGGTGCGCCCGCGCGAAGTCACGCAATGGCACACCGTGCGCGCAGACCGATGCGCCGCGCGGCTCGAATCGCGCGATGCCGAAGAACTGGCCGAGGTGCGCGCATGA
- a CDS encoding DUF2917 domain-containing protein: MDKACQQFTDDESLCFARSHEERLPRVVVHFEVQPGATMSWRVDANTELLVQGARVWLTRAASPYDHWLQIGETFRLHRGERVWISADGNVPARLSLTTHPVALQGRLARLLERCSSLGADIFAPRSR; the protein is encoded by the coding sequence ATGGACAAGGCTTGTCAGCAGTTCACCGATGACGAATCACTTTGCTTTGCGCGCTCACACGAAGAGCGTTTGCCGAGAGTCGTCGTCCACTTTGAAGTGCAACCTGGCGCGACGATGTCGTGGCGCGTCGATGCGAACACGGAGCTTCTCGTGCAAGGCGCGCGCGTGTGGTTGACGCGCGCGGCGTCGCCGTACGACCACTGGTTGCAGATCGGCGAGACGTTCCGGCTGCATCGCGGGGAGCGCGTCTGGATTAGTGCGGACGGCAACGTGCCGGCAAGGCTTTCGTTGACGACGCATCCCGTGGCGTTGCAAGGCAGACTGGCGCGTCTGCTGGAGCGCTGTTCTTCATTGGGCGCGGATATTTTTGCACCGCGGTCGCGGTGA
- the pcaF gene encoding 3-oxoadipyl-CoA thiolase — MTEAFLCDAIRTPIGRYAGSLSSVRADDLGAVPLKALMERNKDVDWSAVADVIYGCANQAGEDNRNVARMSLLLAGLPKDVPGSTVNRLCGSGMDAVGIAARAIKSGEAGLMIAGGVESMSRAPFVMGKATSAFSRQADIYDTTIGWRFVNPLMKQLYGVDSMPETGENVATDYNVSRADQDAFAMRSQQKAARAQQDGTLAREIVSVTIPQKKGDAIVVSKDEHPRETSLEALAKLKGVVRPDGTVTAGNASGVNDGAAALLLANAETAKRFGLTPRARVLGIATAGVDPRVMGIGPAPATQKLLARLNMNIGQFDVIELNEAFASQGLAVLRALGVADDDARVNPNGGAIALGHPLGMSGARLVTTAMYQLQRTEGRFALCTMCIGVGQGIAIAIERV, encoded by the coding sequence ATGACGGAAGCTTTCCTGTGCGACGCGATTCGCACGCCGATTGGCCGCTACGCGGGTTCGCTGTCGTCGGTGCGCGCCGACGATCTGGGCGCTGTGCCGCTCAAGGCGCTGATGGAGCGCAACAAGGACGTCGACTGGAGCGCCGTCGCCGACGTGATTTACGGCTGTGCGAACCAGGCCGGTGAAGATAACCGCAACGTCGCGCGCATGTCGCTGTTGCTGGCGGGCCTGCCGAAAGACGTGCCGGGCTCGACGGTGAACCGGTTGTGCGGCTCGGGCATGGATGCCGTCGGCATCGCGGCGCGCGCGATCAAATCGGGCGAGGCCGGGTTGATGATCGCGGGCGGCGTCGAAAGCATGAGCCGCGCGCCGTTCGTGATGGGCAAGGCGACGAGCGCATTTTCGCGTCAGGCCGACATCTACGACACGACGATCGGCTGGCGCTTCGTCAATCCGCTGATGAAGCAGCTGTACGGTGTCGATTCGATGCCGGAAACGGGCGAAAACGTCGCAACGGACTACAACGTCAGCCGCGCCGACCAGGATGCGTTCGCGATGCGCAGCCAGCAGAAGGCGGCGCGCGCGCAGCAGGACGGCACGCTCGCGCGGGAAATCGTCTCCGTGACGATCCCGCAGAAGAAGGGCGATGCAATTGTTGTGTCGAAGGACGAGCATCCGCGCGAGACGAGTCTTGAAGCGCTTGCGAAGCTGAAGGGCGTCGTGCGTCCGGACGGGACGGTGACGGCGGGCAACGCGTCGGGCGTCAACGATGGCGCGGCGGCGTTGCTGCTCGCCAACGCGGAGACCGCGAAGCGCTTTGGCCTGACGCCGCGTGCGCGTGTGCTCGGGATTGCCACGGCGGGTGTCGATCCGCGCGTGATGGGCATCGGTCCTGCGCCGGCGACGCAGAAGTTGCTTGCGCGGCTGAACATGAACATCGGACAGTTCGACGTGATCGAGTTGAACGAGGCGTTCGCGTCGCAAGGTCTTGCTGTGCTGCGCGCGCTGGGTGTTGCTGATGATGATGCTCGCGTTAATCCGAACGGTGGTGCAATTGCGCTTGGGCATCCGCTCGGGATGAGCGGCGCGCGGCTTGTGACGACGGCGATGTATCAGTTGCAGCGCACGGAAGGCCGTTTTGCGCTGTGCACGATGTGCATTGGGGTGGGGCAGGGTATTGCGATTGCGATTGAGCGGGTTTGA
- a CDS encoding IclR family transcriptional regulator, with product MSKLPAASQAVPVNETDAPDKPGDSYVQSFARGLAVIRAFNAERPEQTLTDVASATGLTRAGARRILLTLQTLGYVEAEGRLFRLTPKILDLGFAYLTSMPFWNLAEPFMEELSAEVHESCSAAVLDRTEIVYVLRVPTHKIMTINLSIGSRLPAYCTSMGRVLLSALDPAALDAILDASPIVAHTPRTITDKDELKKVIAQVRSQGWSIVDQELEGGLISLSAPIRNRRGQIIAAMNISGNAQRNSAKQMVKAFLEPLQKAAQSVSNMVALRG from the coding sequence ATGAGCAAACTACCCGCCGCGTCACAAGCCGTTCCCGTCAACGAGACGGACGCCCCGGACAAACCGGGCGACTCGTACGTGCAGTCGTTCGCGCGCGGCCTCGCGGTGATTCGCGCGTTCAACGCCGAGCGGCCGGAGCAGACGCTGACGGACGTCGCGTCCGCGACGGGTCTCACGCGCGCGGGCGCGCGCCGCATTCTGCTGACGCTGCAGACGCTCGGCTATGTCGAAGCGGAAGGCCGCCTGTTTCGCCTGACGCCGAAGATTCTCGACCTCGGTTTCGCCTATCTGACGTCGATGCCGTTCTGGAATCTCGCCGAGCCATTCATGGAAGAACTGTCGGCGGAAGTTCACGAAAGCTGTTCGGCGGCCGTGCTGGACCGCACGGAAATCGTCTACGTGCTGCGCGTGCCGACCCACAAGATCATGACGATCAATCTGTCGATCGGCAGCCGCTTGCCGGCGTATTGCACATCGATGGGCCGGGTGCTGCTGTCGGCGCTCGACCCGGCGGCGCTCGACGCGATCCTCGACGCGTCACCCATCGTCGCGCACACGCCGCGCACGATCACCGACAAGGACGAGTTGAAGAAGGTGATCGCGCAGGTGCGCAGCCAGGGCTGGTCCATCGTCGATCAGGAACTGGAGGGCGGGCTGATCTCGCTGTCCGCGCCGATCCGCAACCGGCGCGGGCAGATCATCGCCGCGATGAACATCAGCGGCAACGCGCAGCGCAATTCCGCAAAACAGATGGTGAAAGCGTTTCTCGAGCCGTTGCAGAAAGCCGCGCAGTCGGTGTCGAACATGGTCGCGTTGCGCGGCTGA